The window gccgccgccgtcaaACCGGCCCGTCAGTTTCACGTGtatttgcaacaacaacaaaaaatccgATAAAGTGCTCAGTTTGTTTTGCAACTGTCTTTGATCGCGGGGAAAAGTGACCTAGGAGCCATCGTAACGTTCGCTAACTCATCAAACGTGACCGATGTTAATAATCCTCTGACGTTATGCAAGTAGCGATGTCACGTGACTTTTGAAAAGACGGAGGGAGCGTAAAACTTACTTTTCTCAAACAATCGTATGCCACAAACGAGCCCCTGTTGCATTTAATTAAAGCTCTACGTGTTGAATTGCCTCTCATTGTGATGTCACACTATCTTTAACAATCTAACATACCTGAGGTTCACGTGTGCTTGTCCTTCAAGGTTTAATCCCTATAATTTACCCATGAATCACCGCCTTTCCGTTACATTGTTTTTGCTGTTGTGATGTTGCAActgtacactgtgtgtgtgtgtgtgtgtgttttttttctcattttgttggTCTTCCCGCAGCATTTCCTGAGGGTACAAGCGGGTGTTTGAGGAGTACACGCAGGCCTTGTACCAGCGGTACCCGGACATCCGCATTGAGGGGGAGAACTATCTTCCCGTGCCCCTCTATCGGTAAGAGGGCTTGTGCACCTGTTACAAGTCGATCCACAACATTAAACCATTAAAGCAGCCTGGAAGCTGGTTGGGATTAGCTGGGATTCAGTGGTGCTCTGTAGTTCTACAAACATGGACAAAGATGTTGGCCCTTAAAATGGAAAACATAAGTCAGATGTGCATAATGTGTAGATGATCATTATGATAATTAGTCACTTAATCCATGGTATTTCTTTAGGACCAATTTACAATGTGTGATATCAATTTTAGTGACTTATTACAATTTATCGGTCTGATAAATTTGTGGTGTTCGTACAACTAAAAATGCATTAGGTTTTATTAGTACACTTAAATCTAAATCAACATTCCTGCCTTAATCATTACCGTCAATAACGACGATTCTATTCAGTGTTATTgaaacagttttattttccctGTTTGCCCCAATTTGATCAATGACGCAAGGCAAAAATATGGCATGACTGTTTAAATAGACTGCGTTTGCTTTAGCTGGGCGTACCTCCCTAAACTAGGACTGGGCTGAATATTAACATAACGTTGTGTTTTGGATGCAGAATACAATTTTAAGCAGAGCAGAGCGCAGCATTGATGTAGTCTAGTAATGACGCATCAATGTCTGTATTTGGATCAGACCTCAAGTCCCTACGTGAGACTTCTTTGTGCACCTTTCCCAGGAGTCACTGAAGCCCTCAGAGGTCTCATCAGCTGAACTCTTAATGAACACACCCGAGATTATCTCCATCGACGAAAGCAGACTATCACACCCTGAATAAATTCAACCGTTCATACATGTTTGAAGGCAGGCTGCAGGCTCTGTGTTGTAGGTGAAGTGTGATGGTGTTAAATCTGCATCCTATTTCAGTTAAGGTTTAATATACATTCCACTTGCAGAATCTTGATCCCAGTTAAAACGGTTAATTATTTTGTATTCCAGTTAGATTTACCTGCTTCATGGATATGTCCCATTTACCTGAATAGATGTGAGGTTTAATAATTGTACTAAAAGATGGTTTCTTTATTTCCTCAGACACGTTGCCTCCTTCCTGTCTGTCTTCAAACTGCTGTTGATTGGGCTGATTATTATCGGCAGGGACCCATTCGCCCTCGTTGGTATGCAAGCCCCAGGCGTTTGGGAGTGGGGGCAGGGAAATAAGGTAAGGCTCACTGGAACTATAAAGAGCCATGAAGGGTCCGCTCCTCTGACCGAGTTGCCTCTGTATTTTGCATACGCTGCAGTGAGCTGAAGCGTGAGGCGGTATGATGCCTTTGAGCACATGTTTCATCAGTCACAGATATAAACCACGAGCATGGGGGGGAGAAAATGGTTTAGGTATACTGTGctaatgtagatgtacacacttgCGAGatctacagcccccccccccccctcatggaGCTTAGTCAGATCCAATCAGAACATATACATGTCAAAGCAGCCCGATGACAATAGCGCACAACACTCCTCCAATTTGTCCTTTTTAACTGTTGCGTTGTATATTTTCACGGCATCGCCCTTGTGATCCACAGAGTAAGCAAAACGTGAGATAAAGCGGGACTGCAAAGCTaatttttaaatgaaacgttTCTTGTCTTTCAGATATATGCTTGCATGATGGTGTTCTTCCTCAGCAACATGATAGAAAACCAGTTAATGTCCACAGGAGCTTTTGAGATCACATTAAATGGTGAGTTCATGATTCACAGCACGTGCTTTTTGACTTCTGTTGGCTTAAGTCGATTATTTAACATTATGATATGGATGGTTGTGAAATCCAGTGAATTAtgtattgtcttttttatttcatagaCGTGCCAGTGTGGTCAAAACTAGAGTCGGGTCACCTTCCCTCCATGCAGCAGCTTGTGCAAATCCTGGACAACGAGATGAAGATGAACGTTCACATGAACACAGGATCCCACCACATCTCCTAACCCTACTCGTCATGTCCTGGCTAGAGCCAAAAGCCCCTCCATGTGAGTCTAGCGTTGTTCAAAGCATGGCTCTGTTCTCCATCAGCCCTCTGCTAATCCTTTCCAgacatctttttattttctattattcgatccctgtcctcctctctagGTTGGAGGTGGGAATCTCACTGGGCTGTGAAGTGATGTTTATGAAGGTCTGCGCTGAAGGCAGGAAGACTGCCAGCTCAGACTGGATGCCCCCCATCAATCTTCACTACGCTCCTTGGAGACGTCCCGCCCCTGACGCCAGAGTGGGATCCATGGCAACCGTGCCGGCCAttcttttgtccttttcttGTACTATTCATACTACTGCAGATTTCATCCAGCCGTCGATGGTCCACTTAAATTGATACTTATAGTCTTTAACTTTAATTGGTCTATGTGAATCTAAAAATTGTAACTTATACCACTGAGCCATATGTAGAATTTTAACTAAATTGTTCTAAACATAGGTCAGTAATGTAGAAAAATTCAATACTTCCAATCTGTCATCACGTGAAAGTAATATTGGTGATTGTGTTTTTGATTTCTGAAAGACTTTTTATATTTGCATAACCTGAAGGAAGCTGAGAAGATTAATAAAACCTTAATGTAACTATTTAACAGTGGGACTGTGGTGTCGAGGTTTACTTATTAATGCAGTAAGAGCACAGTCTGACCGTCTAGAGATGGCGGATAATGTCACTGCAATCTGGGGTTTGATTTGACCGCAGTATGTATGTTACAGATGGCCTGGTTGGGTTGATGCACACATTTTAGCCATCTGCTCATCTTCGTGTTACCAGGATGACTGGAAGAGCTACTTTGATTTAATTAGACTAAACGGATTAGGCGCAAGTGCAATGTAGCATTTTAAAGCAGCCACATCCAATTTTGGATGTTCCTGACCATGTCAAATATCTCGATCAGGTGTAACTGAACCTGTTGGAGACTAACTACAGCTTCAGGaactgttttaaaataaatctttcAGATTATTTTGGAAACAGGCCCAGATTCTTTAGATATTCTGTCacaaaaaaactttaatttgtACTTTATTGCTGGTAAATCAACGAACTGAAGGCACAAGTTTCTTCCATTATCACATGAGCAGCGACTTCCAGAAGCCTCTGAGCTACATGGAGGAACGCTCGTGGTGATGTCATCGGGTACTGGAGGAGGATCTGAACGACCACGTGGATCTTAATCCGGGTCCTTATACTGTCGCTGCTGAGGCGGCACCAAGCAGTTTAACGTTCAtcctggagggggcgggggacgCCACGCCGGAAATGCCGTTGATATAAACGCGTTGACCAAAATATCAATCACCTAAAACTAAAAGCTTTCATTGCCATGGCACGATGCCCTCATAACTCCACCGGGAGCAAGGTGCTCGTCACGTGACCGCAGTCTTTGAAAGGGGGGTGTGATCTTTGGGGAATTCAGTTTCAACCTGCAACCACATGCCCAGGTGCTACTGAATCCTACACACACTGGCCATTACAGCAACGGTATTCTTTAAAGAATTTAGAGTAAGTCATGACAGGCGTTTGTGGGTACCTGATGACGACGCATGCTGAACGGAAGCGGATTGTGGTCACGAAAAGGGGCCGACCACTTCTCCTCTTTCATATTTGAGTCCTCAGTTTCTGAGCCTCCACCTGCTTGCCTTGCAAGGTCAGCGGTGCGTCATGTGTATTTGGGTAACTTGTTTTAGCGTAATAAAGAATTTCTTGCTCACCTCAGGCTCTCGTGCCCACGTTAGATCCAGGGAAGGTTGGGCCGTTTCTCCACAGTACTCACATTTCACTGGGTAATCCGTCTGGGCCTGGGACCGCACCATATAGCACATGAAGTGTCACTAATCAGTAACAGAAAGGCCTGTCTGTGGgaatttaaaatagttttggtCTTTACCGCTGAATGAGTGTTTGCAAAGTTTATCCTGTGGCGTTCAGGCTCCTGATTGTACCTCAGAACTCCTGCTGCTCTCATACAATAGGTGGGAGGGTCATTGATCCTCTTACCAAACCCGgagataaataaaatgaatgaattgatcAAAGACTATAGTACGTGGGATACATATTGACACTGAATGACCTGAGCTGAAAATTGTTCACTACTTGATCAGTCTTCTGTGGTCCAGGACGGAGGGTGGCTCAGTGTTTTAATGTAGCAGCAGCATCTAATGGTAAAACAAAAGTCATTCTTGTATCCACAGATCATCccactgagagaaaaaaaatggctgAATGGGATAGAATTTCTTTTGCAGTCATTCTCCAATAATTCCCTTTTAAATGTGGTTGAAGAAGAATAACACAAAGAGCTCGATCTCATCTTTTTGTCCCTCCTTCCAACCGGGGCGCTGCGGTCAGCATTCCCTGCTTGTGTCAAGGTTTCTCCTGCAGAGGTATAAGATGAATACACATAGGGGATGAGGAAGCAATCACATCTTAAATATCTCAAATATTTACATACCTCCTGATGCAAATACTAAATGTGTAACAATATACCTACTAAATCAACTTTGGAGTTCCAAAATATTGAATATAGATCTCAGTTTGGGTGTCGTATATCATAATAAAAATCATACGATAAGCACGGACGAGGTTGTGCACCGACCTCGGTGTATAACAGTTACTGGTGTTGTCAGTAACCTTGGAGACGAAATAGCAAAGTGTAAACATACCAGCGTTAACAGAGGTTGCAGACTGTTCACAGTCACCTGACTTCATGGTTTATGCTGAATCAATGTGTTTACACCACGCTGATTGTTGTTTAAACACAATAATTCTTTCTTTAACGTTAATGTGAGGATattggggcggcacggtggtgtggtggttagcaccgtcacctcacagcaagaaggttctgagttcgactccacccagtggtccatctgtgtggagtctgcatgttctccccgtgtctgtgtgggttctctacGGGTTCTCccgcttcctcccacagtccaaagacgtgctctggggatcaggttgattggtaactctaaattgcccgtaggtgtgtgaatgtgaatggttgtgtgtctctgtgtggccctgcgattggatggcgaccaatccagggtgaacACTGTTTATCACCCCAAGTTGGCTGAGATAGACTCCAGaacccccgcgaccctgtgtgcaggataagtggtttgcaggtggatggatggacgaaTGGTGAAGATGTTGCCCAGTTTATCTGCTCGGATCATTATTTTGGCGCTGCTAAATTTCTGAtgatacacattttaaataatttcccTACAGGGATGTATTTCTGTTcttgttgtgtatttgttgtgttaCAAACGGGCTTTAACTGGATGTTGTTGTACGTCACTGTGTtgcataataacaataaatgatCACTGAATCCTTGGCTGACATATCAAACATATCATAAAACACAATACAATTTACTACACAATATTGTCAAatccatggatggatggatggaatactTATTAATATagtaaataaagtaataaagtttTGAGTGTACTCCGTCAGTGTATTCGtagaaaagacagagagaagaaagaaacattttagatGTCGGACTGACTAGTGTGGTAATGATGCTCTTTTCATTTGTGAATTTATTTGAAATCTATTTCTAAATTGAGCTAAatacctaaataaataaaaacaaaaaggtactCCTTCCAAAATGAGGATGGGGTTTGGTTAACAAAACAGGTTGTGTCATATTTGTATACGTTAGGAACTGCCTTTGAAGCTTCACCAAATAACAATTTGTCTAAAAAGATTTTGTACAGTAATTGGGTTGTCCACTCACTGCTTCAAATCAATCTTTTACAGAGTCTGTCCATCTGCATCTTTGTGCATTAACAAAACCCATCCAAGAGATGGCAGAGCAGTTGTGCCTCTTTTATCCCTCAGTTACGTGggttaatataattaaatattatGATGACCAGGTCACCTCTCCTGCCACCCTCTATCGTGACCTGCCACAGGGACCTTTCCCAGGTGCGACCAATTGGAGGTGATTGGAGAGAATCCATTTTGAAGAGTTTGATTTGTCGTTGCAGAGAACATCACCGAACAAATAGCTGCAGCAGGGAAGCAATTCTTCACTCAGAGCATTTCCAGCAGTCATGCATGACAGAATGATGCGTACAGGAAAAAGGTTTGCTGTTTACCTGGCTGCAGCTGTTACTATAACGTGTTGTTTGGCACAAACGATCGACTGTTATCGActgaggaaaaaggaaagacaAGAAGGGCGAAAAGGATCCGACTCGACCAAAGTGACTGATGTCGAAGAGGGAAGAATTGTTTTTGGGAGAGTCTTTAAGAAAGCTACTGGCCTTGATGCACCAGTAATTGATGATACCAAGAAGCCCTCCAACGCTTCTTCAGAAGATGAAGCTTCTTATCAAGCGGACTTTCCAGGTAAACTTGACTGTGCTACAAAACAAATTTTAAAGGTACTGACTTTACTTTTCCTTGaccttaaaaaaacactttcattcaGGCTGGTCTGGAGATCAACTGCAGCATCTGAGTTCCAGAGAAGCAGCATGGAAGCGcatgtctccctctctgatgTGTGGGGGGGACCAGTTGAAATTCAGCGCAGACGGACGAGGAGCTTCGCAGTTTGCAGTGGACAAAGGTAAAGTGGTGATACCAATTTGCTATCTATATACGTGTTTTCCTTTAATGCAGAGTCACATGGAGACCTTGTTCCCACAGGAAATGAACCCCCAATCCCTCTGTCCCAAGTCCCTCCATCGTGTGGCTACGGCATGCAGAAGAACTCCCTCGGGCTCGTCCTGTTGGTTCCCTATGATGGCTGCAACATTATTGTTGAGGTGTttaatgttcagtggctggggGGTTCAAATTGAAATGTACTTGGTGTGTGTAGCTGGAGATGATTGCCTATAGAACAATCCACAAGAAAATTGTTTAATGTAAATGAGTTTTACTGGTGTGatgtcgttttgttttttttctttctaaaggATGGCGGTTACGTGCTCCCGTTGCGTTGGCATGGAattcccgtctctctcttgtGTCATAAACCTGCTGCCCCccaaaaaccacaacctcatacaccCTGGTACTCTCCATCAAATCCTGTAGTGTCGCCCCATGTGGTGCCACAGCCCAATGTGCAGAAGCCACCGCCCCATGTGATGTACCCCCAGTTATACCCCCAGATGCCAGCGCCCCACGTGATTCCCCCCGGGAGACCAGCGCCCCACGTGATTCCCCCCGGGATGCCAGCGCCCCACGTGATTCCCCCCGGGATGCCAGCGCCCCATGTGATGCACCCCCAAATGGTCCCGCCCCATTTAATATACCCCCAGCCTGAGGGGATGCCACCTCTGAAGAAAGAAGTTGTGCCCTTGACTTTGGGCCTGGACACGCCCCTGACGCAGAAGGATGTACCTCAGGTGCCCTTGGAGATGCCCCTGATTCCCCGGATGCGTAGCGACCAAAATGAATCTCCTCCCAAAATCCCTCAGTCCTACTACTTTCTACCATATCCTAATTACCCATCAGTACCGGAACCTGCAAAGGCACCCATTGCAACAACTGCTGAGAAACCAGAAAGGCCTAAACGTCCTCTATACCCCCCTTTCTACCATCCATATTCTCATTTCCCTCACCCTGTTCCAGTCACAACAtatgcaccaactgccaagCCAGCAGCCACAGCTCCTCCGATGTTTCCTTTTCCCATCTACCCTCCCTTTCCTCGGTCCGGTTTAGGGCCCCCGCAAGCAACCGCAAAACCCACTCTTCCTGCAACTAGACCTCAGCCAcagtattttccttttcctcctcaaaATCCTTTTCTGCATCCCTATCAATATTCAGCCCCGAAACCAGAAACTACCATGACCAGACCGCAGTTTGCATACATGCCTTTTCCATCCCCATACCAAATGGTGGCCCCCTATCCCGCAACAAAGAACTGATTCCGCACCGCCAAAACCTTCCCATCTACAGCCTCCGTATCCTTTTATGCCTTATCCCTCCAGTTGATGACCAGCCTGCTCAAACTGTTCTTATAAAATGCTTTAAATAAAATTACCCTGTCAATGTTGGCCATTTTATCTGCTTGAAGAATTTTTGTGCTGCAGTTTACATTTACAGTGATGCACATTTTAAATAGTTGGACTACAGCGACAGACTCTGTTCTTGTGTTACAATTAAATGTTCTTCACTGTTGCataatgacaaaaaatgatCCCTGACTATTGCTTAATTAACTTTTTTTACCCAACCCGGGGGTATTAGAAACATTACATAATACTGTCAAAATTCTCACTGCACCCCATCAATGTGTTTGTAGAGAAGATGTCAGGCTccagttgaaaaatatttttagatCTTTGACTAAATTTGGATCTGGAGTATATCTAAATCTTCTAGTTTGTGAATTTAGTTATCCAGTGGGATTCCTTTTGCATCCCAAATTTCTTCATTCGGAAAAATCGGACGAGTAACGTTTCAATGCATTTGTAGAAGATGAAATCTCAGCTCAAAGTCTATTTCACAGATGTCCAAGATCTCCGTCTGAGGATTGGGTTTTCCTTGTCATGGAGTTGTGCATGTTCGAATCCCTTTTTTCTCAACTTTCCATTCCTTGTTTACAAAACAAGTTTCATATTTGTATACGTTAAGGACTGCCTTTGAAGCTTCACCCGAGTGCTTGTAGGCTCCATGTTCCATTTTTCGCTAAACAATTCATTTTGAAGTCTTGCATGTCAAATGTCCATCTGCATCTTTGTGCATTAACAAAACCCATCCAAGAGATGGCAGAGCAGTTGTGCCTCTTTTATCCCTCAGTTACGTGggttaatataattaaatattatGATGACCAGGTCACCTCTCCTGCCACCCTCTATCGTGACCTGCCACAGGGACCTTTCCCAGGTGCGACCAATTGGAGGTGATTGGAGAGAATCCATTTTGAAGAGTTTGATTTGTCGTTGCAGAGAACATCACCGAACAAATAGCTGCAGCAGGGAAGCAATTCTTCACTCAGAGCATTTCCAGCAGTCATGCATGACAGAATGATGCGTACAGGAAAAAGGTTTGCTGTTTACCTGGCTGCAGCTGTTACTATAACGTGTTGTTTGGCACAAACGATCGACTGTTATCGActgaggaaaaaggaaagacaAGAAGGGCGAAAAGGATCCGACTCGACCAAAGTGACTGATGTCGAAGAGGGAAGAATTGTTTTTGGGAGAGTCTTTAAGAAAGCTACTGGCCTTGATGCACCAGTAATTGATGATACCAAGAAGCCCTCCAACGCTTCTTCAGAAGATGAAGCTTCTTATCAAGCGGACTTTCCAGGTAAACTTGACTGTGCTACAAAACAAATTTTAAAGGTACTGACTTTACTTTTCCTTGaccttaaaaaaacactttcattcaGGCTGGTCTGGAGATCAACTGCAGCATCTGAGTTCCAGAGAAGCAGCATGGAAGCGcatgtctccctctctgatgTGTGGGGGGGACCAGTTGAAATTCAGCGCAGACGGACGAGGAGCTTCGCAGTTTGCAGTGGACAAAGGTAAA is drawn from Gasterosteus aculeatus chromosome 3, fGasAcu3.hap1.1, whole genome shotgun sequence and contains these coding sequences:
- the selenot1a gene encoding thioredoxin reductase-like selenoprotein T1a, with the translated sequence MACLRFSLLVLGIFSLCCAASGDSGGVKKMKLQFATGPLLKFQICISUGYKRVFEEYTQALYQRYPDIRIEGENYLPVPLYRHVASFLSVFKLLLIGLIIIGRDPFALVGMQAPGVWEWGQGNKIYACMMVFFLSNMIENQLMSTGAFEITLNDVPVWSKLESGHLPSMQQLVQILDNEMKMNVHMNTGSHHIS